The proteins below come from a single Oscillatoria sp. FACHB-1407 genomic window:
- a CDS encoding medium chain dehydrogenase/reductase family protein has translation MKYKHIVLARHGGSEVLQFVEDELPEPESGEVRVKILATSVAYTDVLVREGLYPGIPKPPFSPGYELVGVVDKLGTGITDLHAGQRVAALTVVGSYSEYLCLPATELVPVPETVDPQEAVCLILQYVTAYQLLHRLAQVKSGDRLLVHGATGGVGTALLQLGKLAALEMYGTAPTTQQSLVAQLGAVPIDYQREDFVTRIQALTQNGMDVVLDAIGGLHLIRSYKILCNGGRLINYGFRSAMNSKQGRLLKLGFNFVVLTLLQWLRSDRHVRFYSITQLKQQHPDWFREDLITLFDLLHTGKIKPIICDRLPLAEAAKAHRLLETSTVGGQYVLICNE, from the coding sequence ATGAAATACAAACACATTGTTCTCGCTCGACATGGGGGTTCTGAAGTCTTGCAGTTTGTAGAAGATGAACTTCCAGAACCTGAGTCGGGTGAAGTGAGAGTCAAAATTTTGGCAACGAGTGTGGCATACACCGATGTGTTAGTCCGGGAGGGATTGTATCCGGGTATTCCCAAGCCACCGTTCTCCCCCGGTTATGAGTTGGTCGGGGTCGTAGACAAACTGGGTACAGGTATAACCGACCTTCATGCTGGACAACGGGTTGCAGCCCTGACTGTGGTTGGGAGCTACAGTGAATATCTTTGTTTGCCTGCAACTGAGTTGGTTCCAGTGCCGGAAACCGTAGACCCACAAGAAGCCGTTTGTCTGATTTTGCAGTATGTCACCGCTTATCAATTGCTGCATCGACTGGCTCAGGTCAAATCGGGCGATCGCCTCCTGGTTCATGGGGCAACGGGCGGTGTAGGCACCGCTCTATTGCAGCTTGGCAAGCTGGCAGCTTTAGAGATGTATGGCACTGCGCCAACGACACAGCAATCATTGGTGGCTCAACTGGGAGCAGTCCCCATCGATTATCAACGAGAGGATTTTGTGACTCGTATTCAGGCACTCACCCAGAATGGTATGGATGTGGTGCTGGATGCGATCGGCGGGTTACATCTGATCCGCTCTTACAAAATCCTTTGCAATGGAGGACGGTTGATCAATTATGGGTTCCGTTCGGCGATGAACTCTAAACAGGGGCGATTGTTAAAACTGGGATTCAACTTTGTTGTGTTAACGCTATTGCAATGGTTGCGTAGCGATCGCCACGTCAGGTTCTACAGCATCACTCAGTTAAAACAGCAGCATCCAGATTGGTTTCGGGAGGATCTGATAACCCTGTTTGACTTACTTCATACAGGGAAAATTAAGCCGATTATTTGCGATCGCTTACCTCTTGCAGAAGCGGCTAAAGCTCATCGGTTGCTGGAAACTTCTACCGTTGGCGGACAGTATGTGCTGATCTGCAACGAATAA
- a CDS encoding cupin domain-containing protein → MTHFPEQLRSLPKFDGPFDAFKLEAKNCDVLFASYPSGTVIPSHTHDTDNVGVITQGELILIVDGQETRYKPGDWYHVPAQKPHAARFDETTSEIEFWFSARAV, encoded by the coding sequence ATGACACATTTTCCAGAACAACTGCGATCGCTCCCCAAATTCGATGGTCCTTTTGATGCCTTTAAGTTAGAAGCTAAAAATTGTGATGTTCTATTTGCATCCTATCCATCCGGAACGGTGATTCCATCCCACACCCATGACACCGATAACGTTGGCGTGATTACTCAAGGGGAGTTAATTCTCATTGTGGATGGTCAGGAAACCCGCTACAAACCGGGCGATTGGTATCATGTGCCTGCACAAAAGCCACATGCGGCTCGATTTGATGAGACTACCTCTGAAATCGAATTCTGGTTCTCTGCTAGAGCGGTTTAG
- a CDS encoding inorganic phosphate transporter — protein sequence MIFLFFTALLAFYVALNLGANDVANSMGTSVGSGAVTLRQALIIAGVLEFAGAMLLGQRVSTTLAETVVDPTLFASVPTDFALGMVAALLTCGIWLQIATTFGLPVSSSHAIVGAIAGFGWIAAGFNAVQWQSIGVISITWVLTPVVSGAIAAGLYSLVSRWIVQQPNPLQQLYEWIPWLSTGLVTVFGFIVLPPLAQALPLSQLPFNLPGHDWALFVGAIASVGLTLAMWRVAKRQIQPIPPSPQPGKTLVPSERIMARFQLLSACFVAFAHGSNDVGNAIAPLGAIAHLQATGNVPLGNLTIPLWILVVGGGGIVFGLAIWGKNVITTIGENITRLQPSSGFCAELATATTTLTASYLGLPVSTSHALVGAVVGIGFMQRAQAPSGDAIQLGTLRQIALAWFVTIPAAVGLSVVLFAILRVVNPIQFL from the coding sequence ATGATCTTTCTCTTTTTTACGGCTCTTCTTGCTTTTTATGTTGCCTTAAACCTCGGAGCCAATGACGTTGCCAACTCGATGGGTACCTCCGTTGGATCGGGCGCAGTCACACTACGACAGGCATTGATCATCGCTGGGGTTTTAGAATTCGCAGGAGCCATGCTCTTGGGACAACGAGTATCAACCACTCTCGCTGAGACTGTTGTTGATCCTACGTTGTTTGCTTCCGTACCCACTGACTTTGCATTAGGTATGGTGGCAGCTCTGCTAACCTGTGGAATTTGGTTACAAATTGCAACAACATTTGGATTGCCCGTGTCATCGTCTCACGCCATTGTGGGGGCGATCGCTGGTTTTGGGTGGATCGCGGCTGGCTTCAACGCGGTGCAGTGGCAGTCGATTGGGGTTATCTCTATCACCTGGGTGCTGACTCCTGTCGTGAGTGGGGCGATCGCTGCCGGGTTGTATAGTCTGGTGAGTCGTTGGATTGTGCAACAGCCCAATCCGCTGCAACAGTTGTATGAATGGATTCCCTGGTTGAGTACGGGATTAGTCACTGTGTTTGGCTTCATCGTTTTGCCACCGTTGGCTCAAGCCCTACCCCTCTCCCAATTACCGTTCAACCTGCCGGGTCATGATTGGGCATTGTTCGTGGGGGCGATCGCCAGTGTTGGGCTGACCCTTGCAATGTGGCGTGTGGCAAAGCGTCAGATTCAACCAATACCCCCTTCCCCTCAGCCAGGTAAAACCCTGGTTCCCTCAGAGCGGATCATGGCTCGATTTCAGCTCTTAAGTGCCTGTTTTGTTGCCTTTGCTCATGGCTCAAATGATGTCGGTAATGCCATTGCACCACTGGGGGCGATCGCCCATCTGCAAGCGACGGGGAATGTACCTCTGGGTAACCTCACAATTCCCTTATGGATTTTGGTGGTGGGCGGTGGCGGAATCGTCTTCGGTCTTGCCATTTGGGGAAAAAATGTGATCACCACAATTGGGGAAAACATTACTCGCCTGCAACCCAGCAGTGGGTTTTGTGCTGAACTCGCGACTGCCACCACAACACTGACCGCCTCTTATTTGGGGCTTCCGGTTTCAACCTCTCACGCCTTAGTCGGGGCGGTTGTGGGCATTGGCTTTATGCAACGGGCTCAGGCTCCATCCGGTGACGCCATTCAACTGGGAACCCTGCGACAGATTGCCCTTGCCTGGTTTGTCACGATTCCAGCCGCTGTTGGGTTATCGGTCGTGCTTTTTGCAATCCTGCGAGTGGTCAATCCAATCCAATTTCTTTGA
- a CDS encoding fatty acid desaturase family protein, with the protein MVTAVEVNLTSFLHRQKPVLNAIAIFYTLASYVGGIALLLLPNGWLNALGVVVLTHSLIYSAYLSHEFMHSSIFVGRRWNAFWGDVMLWLNGGCYGRFDDLAKRHIGHHVNRVDFAGFDLPKALQQMPSWVRNSILTLEWLYFPVISLWLQWRSLTAPFWRADRREERSRIVAILLIRGALFTLLGFVSLKALLLYFVAYIGMITVLRWMDAFQHTYEVIPIDQPLPDRDRAHEQENTFSTVLSLKHPWLNVLLLNFGYHNAHHELMKCPWYALPELDRTLFSGHEVHYIPLTQLLWNYHRFRITRIFSGQGVAVDQQRNPTPETFYGAVGVSFLVINS; encoded by the coding sequence ATGGTTACTGCCGTTGAGGTCAATCTCACCTCCTTTTTGCATCGCCAAAAACCGGTGTTAAATGCGATCGCCATTTTCTATACCCTCGCTAGTTATGTGGGTGGTATTGCTCTATTGCTGCTACCTAATGGGTGGCTCAATGCATTGGGGGTCGTGGTCTTAACTCACAGCCTGATTTACTCCGCCTATTTGAGTCACGAGTTCATGCACAGTTCCATCTTTGTGGGGCGACGCTGGAATGCGTTCTGGGGCGATGTGATGTTGTGGCTGAATGGCGGATGTTATGGACGGTTTGACGATCTGGCAAAACGACACATCGGTCATCATGTGAATCGGGTAGACTTTGCCGGATTTGATCTGCCCAAAGCACTTCAGCAGATGCCCTCCTGGGTGCGAAACAGCATCTTAACGTTAGAGTGGCTCTACTTTCCAGTGATTTCGCTGTGGTTGCAGTGGCGATCGCTGACGGCTCCATTTTGGCGAGCCGATCGTCGGGAGGAGCGATCGCGCATCGTTGCTATTCTGCTCATTCGAGGTGCTTTATTTACGCTGTTAGGATTCGTCTCACTCAAAGCGTTATTGCTATATTTCGTGGCATACATCGGCATGATTACGGTGTTGCGCTGGATGGATGCCTTCCAGCACACCTATGAAGTGATTCCGATTGACCAACCCTTACCCGATCGCGATCGCGCTCACGAGCAAGAGAATACTTTCTCAACGGTGTTGTCCTTAAAGCATCCCTGGCTCAATGTGTTGTTACTCAACTTTGGCTATCACAACGCACATCATGAACTGATGAAGTGTCCCTGGTATGCGCTGCCAGAACTCGATCGCACTCTCTTTTCGGGTCACGAAGTTCATTACATTCCACTCACGCAGTTGTTGTGGAATTATCATCGCTTTCGCATTACACGCATTTTTTCAGGTCAAGGTGTTGCCGTCGATCAACAACGCAATCCCACACCAGAAACCTTTTACGGAGCCGTCGGCGTCTCATTTTTAGTCATCAATTCATAA
- a CDS encoding AraC family transcriptional regulator, with product MPSSMEHQSLPPIYGRRLISDRVLIELCPKQPYSVRYRPDWHILGFALEGQTGHDSFDSDRVQEYHAHPNTFAFTPAGCETFSESKQGGDYLVFAVSPEFFALYLQDVAPHQSITLHRQSNLRDPHVTAIARAAQTLIASNPTEGHGRLYAETLAGQFAVHTIFALSSRSTAPKTHQLTSHQIQQIVDFIDVNLCEDLSLATLADVIGMTQFHFARSFKVAVGHSPHAFVMERRLLRAKELLTQTTLPISHIALDCGFNSQSHLTRYFSQAFSISPNRFRQTVQG from the coding sequence ATGCCCTCATCTATGGAACACCAGAGCCTACCCCCCATTTATGGAAGACGCCTTATTAGCGATCGCGTCTTGATCGAGTTATGTCCCAAACAGCCTTATTCAGTGCGTTATCGTCCCGACTGGCATATTTTGGGGTTTGCGCTGGAGGGTCAAACTGGGCATGACTCGTTTGATAGCGATCGCGTGCAAGAGTATCACGCTCACCCCAACACCTTTGCCTTTACTCCTGCGGGATGTGAAACCTTTTCTGAATCGAAGCAAGGTGGAGACTATCTCGTGTTTGCGGTATCTCCAGAGTTCTTTGCGCTGTATCTTCAAGATGTTGCGCCCCATCAATCAATTACACTGCATCGACAGTCAAATCTGCGTGATCCACATGTCACGGCGATCGCCCGTGCTGCTCAAACATTGATTGCATCTAATCCTACAGAGGGTCATGGACGACTCTATGCAGAAACTCTAGCAGGGCAATTTGCAGTTCACACCATTTTCGCGTTATCGTCTCGCTCGACCGCACCTAAAACACATCAACTGACTTCCCATCAGATCCAACAAATCGTCGATTTTATTGATGTTAATTTGTGTGAAGATCTCTCGCTCGCTACATTAGCGGATGTCATTGGCATGACTCAATTTCACTTTGCGCGATCGTTTAAAGTAGCCGTTGGACACTCCCCTCATGCTTTTGTCATGGAGCGTCGCCTACTTCGAGCAAAAGAGTTGCTGACTCAAACAACCCTGCCGATCAGCCACATTGCTCTCGATTGTGGCTTTAACAGTCAGAGCCATTTAACTCGATATTTTTCACAGGCATTTAGCATTAGCCCAAATCGCTTTAGGCAAACAGTTCAAGGGTAG
- a CDS encoding tautomerase family protein, which yields METDAIDLRSVAIAEGNSMPYVNIQITKGATREQKAQLVKEVTDSLVRILGKKPEHTHIVIQEIAEEDWGFSGLLTDDWKKQQIS from the coding sequence TTGGAAACAGATGCTATAGATTTGAGATCAGTGGCGATCGCTGAAGGAAACTCTATGCCCTACGTCAACATTCAGATCACTAAAGGTGCAACACGAGAACAAAAAGCTCAACTCGTAAAGGAAGTGACGGATTCACTGGTACGAATTCTCGGTAAGAAACCCGAACATACGCATATTGTGATCCAGGAAATTGCAGAGGAGGATTGGGGGTTTTCGGGTCTGCTGACGGACGATTGGAAGAAACAACAAATTTCTTAA
- a CDS encoding two-partner secretion domain-containing protein yields MMPHVLPIRRLHRSLLGVTVGAIALLPAIAQAQVIPDNSLGAEQSTVRTSPVNGRSAELIEGGARRGANLFHSFLDFDIPDGQQAYFANPNGVERILGRVTGGSRSDILGRLGVLGNADLFLLNPNGIVFGANASLDVRGSFVASTADSVLFNDDFVFSASNPQASPLLTVNVPIGLQYGTNNAAIANAGHLSVGQDLTLAATNLELQGQLEAGRDLTLQAQNTVRVRSGESVSFLARSGGNLTIQGNQGVDIFAVNPLQPALQSGHNLTLSSNGQIALDAHITSGGDFSIRTLSGETGNFISRVDPVFTVGGNYSVGNYTGPSLQVIAGGNIDYGTVVINGIDPAVHPTQPALFLNAGGSITGTGTVSTTVPDAGLLVNFQSQGDISTQDITTHGGAITLTSSAGSITTNGRFLNTTNGINGGGAIALTAYRDILLGEGYASRCGEIGFCSNPDTNAGEGGDIDLVATTGNITTGSLSTNSSSSLSSNNGGTIRLFAPNGSVVTSFINSGSFSFSGSGNAGEVTITANGDVITSDIFATSRADADVSSAGHGGAIRITTNGNILTGNLDAVACANTTFCSRQDPLDAQGFSSAGHGGAIHLFTANGDITIGNLDTWSSAHNSGNGGDVRLEAPNGAVLLNQLLSYSSARNSTGNGGNVTVIADRDIIFNPLLLPISIANTLDTSTFASPAFVIPFSTAGNPGSVDLISYRGNVVNLSVDTRSVARSRAGNGGRVQITAPNGNISGGGAITSSYATDAVAGNGGDVVFIGGGDINLLSIDSSTGSNSVAGNGGNISLTTRGNISVLRLSSNTDSIDRPGNAGAITLTTQNGNIEIDPTGSVSATSGSFASSAGNGGAISFIAPNGRIIASKLYSYSYSVANAISPFNTPTNVVTTGNRGGEIYLRSRDDLAVPSLNTTGRAGSGNITIISDGTVFTQTTDVTLTGTPFFVSSVVTSDTFGPGRGGDIQVTARNISVTNGSQFSASTHSSGQGGTITLNASDTVELANTLPPGERPSVVWGVSGISRVPTGAYLGGYIVSGNPLSPDLAEGDVYPSGVFTQTTVGSTGNAGDIRVEAGRLILQDGAAIAATTFGQGNAGTISLNIRNDTQIANNGSILSGVAPGSSGDSGAINIQTGTLSIRNGGFIQTQTLGRGNAGPIAVQANGAIALSGLNSTISTQVFSGAIGNGNQINLRATELLLSDRAQISTSTAGQGNAGSISITANAVTATEGGQIRSATSSSGNAQSIALRVRDRITLNGNHTGLFANTDPNSTGQGGNIAVTTGRFHIWNRAQVAANSAGTGQAGTVAVDVNSLDLNHRGRILAETVSSQNGNIRLRIADRLRLSDRSQISASTVSGEGGRLTINTNQAPVPLIELDRSRITTEATDTGDAGDLILNARQVTLQRRSQISASNLFSQADSNIRLYGLERLHLDNSTISASTRSGLAGNLIVDAANGMIHLQNRSTLAVESAQGGQAGNLSLRAAQVTLESGAAVSVSSAQRRAGILTVDASRIRLDQGQLTAERGDAFGISSPINRRVGAVIRLTNLEQLTLRNGSTLSALARDGANGGNIEINAGEGFIIAIPSENSDIIASAEQGNGGQIEVTAQGIFGLTVNESPIRIPVSEINASSETGIAGTINIDTPDVDVDETPELPNTFATPPLAQGCRASSRENRFVNAGRGGVPRSPTDPLTPNTIWQDLSPPTATPDQEAEGTMHNPSPVEAIAQPDVTATPPILEAQGWVTRSDGTTELITQATSATPNGTSGQIGDRCSLSRSASTAS; encoded by the coding sequence ATGATGCCCCATGTTTTGCCCATTCGTCGGTTACACCGTTCCTTATTGGGTGTAACGGTTGGAGCGATCGCCCTACTGCCTGCGATCGCACAGGCTCAGGTGATTCCTGACAATTCGTTGGGTGCGGAGCAATCAACCGTGAGAACGTCCCCCGTTAATGGGCGATCGGCTGAACTCATTGAAGGAGGAGCCAGACGAGGGGCTAACCTGTTCCACAGTTTTTTAGATTTTGATATTCCGGACGGACAGCAAGCTTATTTTGCCAATCCCAATGGCGTAGAGCGAATTCTTGGTCGAGTCACGGGAGGCAGTCGTTCTGATATTTTGGGACGGTTGGGGGTATTGGGCAATGCAGACCTGTTTCTTCTCAATCCCAATGGCATTGTGTTTGGTGCCAACGCATCGTTAGATGTGCGGGGTTCGTTTGTGGCGAGTACTGCTGACAGTGTTTTGTTTAATGATGACTTTGTTTTTAGTGCCAGCAATCCGCAAGCTTCACCTTTGTTGACTGTCAATGTACCGATTGGATTGCAGTATGGGACGAATAATGCCGCGATCGCCAACGCTGGGCATTTATCTGTAGGACAAGATCTAACCTTAGCTGCAACTAATTTGGAATTACAGGGGCAACTGGAAGCAGGCAGAGATCTGACGTTGCAGGCACAGAATACGGTACGGGTGCGATCGGGAGAGAGTGTCTCATTTTTAGCGCGATCGGGTGGTAATCTTACGATTCAAGGCAATCAAGGCGTTGATATTTTTGCTGTAAATCCACTTCAACCTGCACTACAAAGTGGTCATAATCTAACTCTAAGTAGTAACGGTCAAATCGCTCTAGATGCCCATATAACCAGTGGTGGCGATTTTTCGATTCGTACTCTATCGGGCGAAACGGGCAACTTTATCAGTCGAGTTGATCCTGTGTTTACAGTCGGAGGGAACTACAGTGTTGGGAACTACACAGGACCTTCGTTACAAGTAATCGCAGGTGGCAATATCGACTATGGCACTGTAGTTATTAATGGAATTGATCCAGCTGTACATCCCACTCAGCCTGCTCTGTTTCTGAATGCAGGTGGAAGCATTACTGGAACTGGAACCGTTTCTACCACCGTTCCTGATGCAGGATTGCTGGTCAATTTTCAGAGCCAGGGCGATATCAGTACGCAAGACATCACAACCCATGGTGGTGCTATTACACTAACTAGCTCGGCTGGTAGTATTACAACGAATGGGAGATTCCTCAACACAACCAATGGGATCAACGGTGGTGGGGCGATCGCCCTCACAGCTTACAGAGATATCCTTCTGGGGGAGGGCTATGCATCCCGCTGCGGAGAAATCGGCTTTTGTAGCAATCCTGATACCAATGCAGGCGAGGGAGGAGACATTGATCTTGTCGCTACCACAGGTAATATTACCACTGGTTCTCTTAGCACCAATTCTTCCTCTTCTTTATCCAGTAACAATGGCGGAACCATTCGTCTGTTTGCTCCCAATGGCAGTGTAGTGACATCATTCATTAATTCAGGTTCCTTTAGTTTTTCTGGTTCTGGAAACGCTGGAGAGGTCACGATTACGGCGAATGGAGATGTGATTACTAGTGATATCTTTGCGACTTCAAGAGCTGACGCTGATGTTTCTTCTGCTGGTCATGGTGGTGCGATTCGGATTACAACCAACGGTAATATTCTCACTGGCAATTTAGACGCGGTTGCCTGTGCCAATACTACATTTTGTTCCAGACAAGATCCGTTGGATGCTCAGGGCTTTTCCTCTGCTGGTCATGGTGGAGCCATTCATCTTTTTACCGCTAATGGCGATATCACGATTGGAAATTTAGATACCTGGTCGTCAGCACATAATTCTGGAAACGGTGGAGATGTTCGTTTAGAGGCACCAAATGGTGCTGTTTTGTTGAACCAATTACTCTCCTATTCTTCTGCCAGGAACTCCACAGGTAATGGTGGCAATGTTACTGTAATTGCGGATCGCGATATCATCTTTAATCCACTTCTTCTACCTATTTCAATCGCTAACACCCTGGATACATCAACGTTTGCATCCCCTGCCTTTGTTATTCCCTTTTCAACAGCAGGTAATCCTGGTTCAGTTGATTTGATTAGCTATCGTGGCAACGTTGTCAACCTCTCAGTTGATACACGCTCAGTCGCTCGTTCCAGGGCTGGAAATGGTGGACGGGTTCAGATTACTGCTCCAAATGGCAATATTTCTGGTGGTGGTGCGATCACTTCTTCCTATGCTACTGATGCTGTTGCTGGAAATGGTGGAGACGTCGTGTTTATAGGAGGAGGTGATATTAATCTTCTTTCGATTGATTCGTCTACCGGATCTAACTCTGTTGCTGGAAACGGTGGCAATATTAGCTTAACAACGAGGGGGAATATTTCAGTTCTCCGTCTCTCCTCCAATACCGATAGCATCGATCGCCCCGGCAACGCTGGAGCGATTACACTGACTACCCAAAATGGCAACATTGAGATTGATCCGACCGGGTCTGTGAGTGCCACATCGGGTTCTTTTGCATCATCTGCTGGTAATGGCGGAGCTATCAGTTTTATAGCTCCTAATGGTCGCATTATTGCATCAAAACTTTACTCGTACTCGTACTCCGTTGCAAATGCGATATCCCCTTTCAATACACCTACCAATGTTGTTACGACAGGCAATCGCGGTGGTGAAATTTATTTGAGGAGTCGAGATGACTTAGCCGTTCCGTCTCTAAACACCACCGGTAGAGCAGGTTCAGGCAACATTACGATCATTAGTGATGGAACTGTTTTTACACAAACCACGGATGTTACTCTTACTGGCACTCCCTTTTTTGTCAGTAGTGTTGTGACGAGTGACACCTTTGGCCCAGGTCGCGGAGGAGATATTCAAGTCACGGCTAGAAATATTTCTGTGACGAATGGATCGCAGTTCTCTGCGTCTACTCATAGCAGTGGACAAGGAGGAACTATTACGCTCAATGCGTCTGATACAGTTGAATTGGCGAACACCCTACCTCCAGGAGAACGTCCCAGTGTTGTTTGGGGAGTGTCAGGCATATCTCGTGTTCCGACAGGAGCCTATCTAGGTGGGTATATTGTCTCTGGTAATCCGTTGAGCCCTGATTTAGCGGAAGGGGATGTATACCCTAGCGGAGTTTTTACCCAGACGACAGTAGGTTCAACTGGCAATGCTGGTGATATTCGGGTTGAAGCTGGACGCTTGATCCTTCAAGATGGAGCGGCGATCGCGGCGACTACCTTTGGACAAGGCAATGCTGGAACCATTAGCCTCAATATCCGGAATGACACGCAGATTGCCAACAACGGCTCCATTCTCAGCGGTGTGGCTCCTGGATCAAGCGGTGACAGTGGAGCGATTAATATTCAGACAGGAACACTCTCCATCCGCAACGGAGGGTTTATCCAAACTCAAACGTTAGGACGGGGTAATGCCGGGCCGATTGCGGTTCAAGCAAATGGGGCGATCGCCCTCTCTGGTCTAAACAGCACGATTTCGACTCAGGTATTTTCGGGAGCGATCGGCAATGGGAATCAGATCAACCTGCGGGCTACTGAACTGTTACTCAGCGATCGCGCCCAAATTAGCACCAGTACTGCCGGACAGGGCAACGCAGGCAGCATCTCGATTACCGCCAATGCTGTCACTGCCACCGAAGGAGGGCAAATCCGCTCAGCCACGAGCAGCAGTGGTAATGCTCAAAGCATTGCTCTGCGGGTGCGCGATCGCATTACTTTGAATGGCAACCATACTGGGCTGTTTGCCAACACTGACCCCAACTCAACCGGACAGGGGGGCAACATTGCAGTTACAACCGGACGATTTCATATCTGGAATCGAGCACAGGTTGCTGCCAACAGTGCGGGTACAGGGCAGGCAGGCACAGTGGCCGTAGACGTCAACTCGCTCGACTTGAATCATCGGGGGCGAATTTTGGCTGAGACAGTCTCGAGTCAAAATGGAAACATTAGGCTGCGAATCGCGGATCGGTTAAGACTGAGCGATCGCAGTCAAATTTCGGCTTCTACCGTAAGCGGTGAGGGGGGCAGATTAACGATTAACACCAATCAAGCTCCAGTGCCGTTGATCGAACTCGATCGCAGCCGCATCACAACAGAAGCAACCGATACAGGCGATGCAGGCGATCTCATCCTCAATGCAAGACAGGTTACACTCCAGAGGCGATCGCAGATTTCGGCATCTAACCTGTTCAGCCAAGCTGACAGCAACATCAGATTGTATGGTCTGGAGCGGTTGCACCTGGACAACAGCACTATTTCTGCCTCTACACGATCGGGGCTAGCAGGCAACTTGATTGTCGATGCGGCTAACGGCATGATCCATCTGCAAAATCGCTCCACGCTGGCAGTGGAGTCCGCCCAGGGAGGTCAAGCCGGAAACTTGAGTTTGAGAGCAGCCCAGGTCACGCTGGAGTCGGGGGCAGCAGTTTCTGTAAGCAGTGCCCAGAGGCGAGCTGGCATTTTAACGGTAGATGCCAGTAGGATTCGTTTAGATCAAGGGCAGTTAACGGCTGAACGAGGGGATGCTTTTGGCATTAGTAGCCCGATCAATCGGCGTGTGGGTGCGGTGATTCGTCTCACTAATCTGGAGCAATTGACGCTGCGAAATGGAAGTACACTCTCAGCCTTAGCAAGGGATGGCGCAAATGGCGGTAACATCGAGATTAATGCTGGCGAGGGATTTATTATTGCTATCCCATCTGAGAACAGTGACATTATTGCCAGTGCTGAACAGGGCAATGGCGGGCAGATCGAGGTTACTGCGCAGGGCATCTTTGGGTTAACTGTCAATGAGTCGCCAATTCGCATTCCTGTCAGCGAAATTAACGCCAGTTCTGAGACAGGCATTGCCGGAACAATTAACATTGACACGCCTGATGTTGATGTCGATGAAACCCCAGAACTGCCTAACACCTTTGCTACCCCACCGCTGGCTCAAGGCTGTCGCGCCAGTAGTCGCGAGAATCGATTTGTCAATGCAGGACGAGGGGGCGTGCCGCGCAGTCCTACTGATCCGCTTACGCCCAACACCATTTGGCAAGATTTGTCACCCCCTACAGCCACACCAGACCAGGAAGCGGAAGGCACGATGCACAACCCCTCTCCGGTGGAGGCGATCGCTCAACCCGACGTAACGGCAACACCTCCAATTCTAGAAGCACAGGGCTGGGTGACTCGCTCTGACGGAACAACCGAGTTAATTACGCAAGCCACTTCAGCGACACCGAATGGGACGAGTGGGCAAATTGGCGATCGCTGTTCCTTGAGTAGAAGTGCAAGCACGGCTTCATAA
- a CDS encoding RNA recognition motif domain-containing protein, producing the protein MSVYVGNLSYEVTQDDLTTVFAEYGSVRRVHLPLDRDTGRPRGFGFVEMSSDTEEDAAIEALDGAEWMGRSLKVNKAKAREERPRSGGGDRNGNSWGNRNRGYSSQRY; encoded by the coding sequence ATGTCAGTTTACGTAGGAAATTTATCCTATGAAGTTACGCAAGACGATTTAACGACTGTTTTCGCTGAATATGGCTCTGTACGCCGTGTTCATCTACCTCTTGATCGTGATACTGGTCGTCCTAGAGGCTTTGGTTTCGTTGAAATGTCGAGCGATACCGAAGAGGATGCTGCGATCGAGGCACTAGATGGAGCCGAGTGGATGGGTCGTAGTCTCAAGGTCAACAAAGCAAAAGCACGCGAAGAAAGACCTCGTAGTGGTGGCGGCGATCGCAACGGCAATAGCTGGGGCAACCGCAACCGAGGTTACTCCTCTCAACGTTACTAA